The Romeriopsis navalis LEGE 11480 region CATAAGACCGCATCTTCCGGGTCAGCGGGTCGTGCCTCATAGTAGTAGCTGGAACGGGCAATCCCCAATAGTTCACACTGGCGTTGAACCGATAACTGGGGGTGATGGTGTTCTACCAGGGTTTGTCGGTCACAACGTCGTATTGTGCCGACTTTCTGGCTAAAAAATCCCGTTCCACCGTCAATTGGCCAATCTGACGATAGAGGACATCCACTTGGGCCTGACGGTCGTCGTCCGATGCTTTCGCGGATTTCGTCTCAAATAGACCACTGGCACCATCCAGGAGCGGCCGCTTCCAGTTGTTAATCTGGGTCGGATGCAGGTCATATTGACTGGCTAGTTCTGGTACGGTTTTATCGCCGCGTACCGCCGCTAAAGCGACTTTCGACTTGAATTCGGCACTGTACTATTTACGTTTATTGCCCATCGTGACTCCGAGTTTAACTGAATATTCCTGAGCTTAGAGAATTTTCCAGTTTTCGGGGTCCACCGTAGTGTTCTTTTCGACGGTCGGAAATGAGTCGCTGGTTTGCAGTAGTAGTTTTGGCTTTTTCCTGGTTGGCTTGATCAGCAGCGACCCGTGCGGCATTTTCAGCTTGTTTGTTGGCATCTTGAGCTTGTCAGGTGGAGGTAAATGCCCAGGTGACGGCAGCAAGTCCTCCTATGAGTATGATAGCAAGGAAGATAGAACCCAAACAAATACGCCGATCTGCCTGGCATTTAGCATTGGTAAGTGTTTCGTTTGCTTCTTCAAGTAATTCAGCCCGCTCCTGTTCGACGGCAAGAGCAGCGGCTTTATTAGCAGTTTCCTGTTGGCGGCTGGCCTGGAGAAATTGTTCATCGATGTCACTGAGGTTTTGGGCAACCCAAATGTGGTTATGGACGGCTGCGTAGATGGGGTTATAAACTTGCAGTTGGCCGGATTTCTTAACAACGAGGCCTGTGAGGCGCAGTTGCATTTGTTCGATCGACTCATTAGCAGGGATGCCGTCTTCAAGGAGGACTTGTTGGTAGAGTCCGAAAAGTCTGCCCCGGCTTTGTTGATCAACGCGGAGGATACGCTCTTGGAGGGTCCCGAGGTGTTTGGGAACGTCTTGGGCTTCGTCAAAGGTGAAGCCACCCATTTCGATCGTCGTGCCGATGTTGAAGCTGGAGCGGTTGCGATCTGTGATTAGGTCGATTGGGGTGGTGACGCCGATGAGGGCGAAGGTGAGGCGATGACAGGCGGCGTTTCGGGTGTGTTTTTCATAGAAGGCCCGAATCAACATAAGGAAGTCATCGGCGGAGAAGTCGAGGCTACGGAGACTGTCGATTTCGTCGATGAAGATGACGATCGGGGCGGTGATTTGTTCGAGGAGGATGGTTTCGATGAAGTTGGCGAAGCGTTGGATAGAAGGAATGGGTCGGTCGCTGAGGTCACGCCACCATTGCCGGAAGTTGAAGCGATCGGTGAGCTGGAATTG contains the following coding sequences:
- a CDS encoding AAA-like domain-containing protein, whose translation is MTHFRLLYCYIFNSRQMGKSFLCVRTMEHLQQEGYAGAINSLVKQFQLTDRFNFRQWWRDLSDRPIPSIQRFANFIETILLEQITAPIVIFIDEIDSLRSLDFSADDFLMLIRAFYEKHTRNAACHRLTFALIGVTTPIDLITDRNRSSFNIGTTIEMGGFTFDEAQDVPKHLGTLQERILRVDQQSRGRLFGLYQQVLLEDGIPANESIEQMQLRLTGLVVKKSGQLQVYNPIYAAVHNHIWVAQNLSDIDEQFLQASRQQETANKAAALAVEQERAELLEEANETLTNAKCQADRRICLGSIFLAIILIGGLAAVTWAFTST